A region from the Candidatus Zixiibacteriota bacterium genome encodes:
- a CDS encoding FMN-binding glutamate synthase family protein gives MTVTLSRINATAATLTKNRTEGSICPNSGMCVTCVDGCIGMCEIGKSAYRGHEVIYPQPFGVITTASEKTYPVDYSHFNIMGTAVGAKGIEADSNVAIFPNVNLEVRFGRDKGLKFHYPIIIPGIGSTDIAKNNWEGLAIGTALAGTGLTIGENVVGMDTEAVLKNGRVVDTVDLKRRVKLFKDNQRDGYGAIIVQANVEDTRLGVQEYAIEKLGVEAVELKWGQGAKNIGGEVKIKNLKKAQMLYERGYVVLPNPTDPDVIKAFERGAFKEFERHSRLGMVEEESFAKRVEELRAAGAKYVSLKTGAYTPADLARAIKFSSKYGIDYLTVDGAGGGTGMSPWRMMNEWGVPPVELHSLLYQYAKRLADKGEYVPDLIPAGGFTFEDQMFKGLAIGAPFFKLIGMARSPIAAAMVGKTLGAALENYQLPVYVERFGTSRDEIFVTSGELRKELGDKEFEALPTGAIGLYTYYERLAQGLKQLMCGSRKFALEHIDRSDIASLTHEASDISGIQYIMDVGKSEVDSILNS, from the coding sequence ATGACAGTTACGCTCTCCCGCATAAACGCAACAGCAGCAACTCTTACAAAGAATCGGACAGAAGGCTCTATTTGCCCGAATTCAGGCATGTGTGTCACATGCGTGGATGGCTGCATAGGAATGTGCGAAATCGGCAAATCCGCCTACAGAGGCCACGAAGTGATCTACCCGCAGCCATTCGGAGTGATCACAACTGCGTCCGAGAAGACGTATCCAGTCGATTATTCGCACTTCAACATCATGGGAACTGCTGTTGGAGCGAAAGGAATCGAGGCAGATAGCAACGTGGCGATTTTCCCGAATGTAAACCTCGAAGTTCGATTCGGTCGGGACAAGGGGCTGAAATTCCACTACCCGATCATTATTCCTGGCATCGGATCGACTGATATCGCCAAGAACAACTGGGAAGGTCTCGCAATCGGAACCGCACTTGCCGGGACAGGCCTCACCATCGGTGAGAACGTTGTCGGCATGGACACCGAAGCCGTTCTGAAGAACGGACGCGTGGTCGACACGGTCGATCTCAAGCGACGTGTCAAGCTGTTCAAGGATAATCAGAGGGATGGTTACGGCGCAATTATCGTGCAGGCAAACGTCGAAGACACTCGACTCGGCGTGCAGGAATACGCGATTGAGAAACTCGGCGTCGAAGCGGTCGAACTGAAATGGGGTCAGGGCGCGAAGAACATCGGCGGCGAAGTCAAGATCAAGAATCTCAAGAAAGCTCAGATGCTCTATGAGCGCGGCTACGTTGTGCTGCCGAACCCGACTGATCCTGACGTAATCAAAGCTTTCGAACGTGGCGCATTCAAGGAATTCGAGAGACATTCCCGCCTTGGTATGGTCGAGGAAGAGTCATTTGCGAAACGTGTCGAGGAACTGCGCGCGGCAGGCGCGAAGTATGTCTCATTGAAGACCGGCGCGTACACACCGGCAGACCTTGCACGCGCGATCAAGTTCTCATCGAAGTACGGCATTGACTATCTGACAGTTGATGGCGCAGGCGGCGGCACCGGCATGAGTCCCTGGCGAATGATGAATGAGTGGGGCGTTCCGCCAGTGGAGCTGCACTCGCTGTTGTATCAGTACGCAAAGCGTCTTGCTGATAAAGGCGAGTACGTGCCGGATCTGATTCCTGCGGGTGGATTTACGTTCGAGGATCAAATGTTCAAGGGTCTCGCTATAGGCGCTCCATTCTTCAAGCTGATCGGCATGGCTCGCAGTCCGATTGCCGCGGCAATGGTCGGCAAGACTCTCGGAGCTGCGCTCGAGAACTACCAGTTGCCGGTATATGTCGAGCGCTTCGGCACATCGCGCGACGAAATCTTTGTCACATCGGGAGAACTTCGCAAGGAGCTCGGTGACAAGGAATTTGAAGCTCTACCGACCGGCGCAATCGGTCTCTACACATACTACGAGAGACTGGCGCAAGGATTGAAGCAGTTGATGTGCGGTAGCAGGAAATTCGCGCTGGAGCATATCGACCGTAGCGACATTGCATCGCTTACGCACGAGGCTTCCGACATTAGTGGCATTCAGTACATTATGGATGTCGGCAAATCTGAAGTTGATAGCATATTGAATAGCTGA
- a CDS encoding MBL fold metallo-hydrolase, producing the protein MTTRLTFYGAVGTTTGSRFLLETSGKKLLIDCGMFQGAKESRLQNWKRFPIPPAEIDAILLTHAHNDHSGYIPRLCHDGFSKNVHCTHATEDLCKILLKDSAKLQEEDAAWANKKGFSKHKPALPLYTTDDAANALELFAPVNYGQELLIQQNLRVKFKDAGHILGSAMIDVKTTNGRKVLFSGDLGRPNKAVLRDPVQVYDVDYLILESTYGDRLHDHGSYADELVRIIKESLDRGGVLVIPAFSVGRTQTLLYNIRELEEQGRIPVMPIFVDSPMAIDATRVFEKRISDLDLSSRLSVVEGKNIFQPEKVRFCRTRAQSQEINAIDSNAIVISASGMATGGRVLHHLAQRLPDPSNTVLFVGYQARGTRGRAILEGQEYVKVHGRHIPIKAHVETVSGFSGHADYNEILAWLMGFNRPPEKTFIVHGDPEASTAMADRIRERFGWDVVVPKLGESFDLEL; encoded by the coding sequence ATGACTACAAGACTGACATTCTACGGGGCGGTTGGCACTACCACCGGATCGCGATTTCTGCTGGAGACATCAGGGAAGAAGCTGCTGATAGATTGCGGCATGTTTCAGGGTGCGAAAGAGAGTCGACTGCAGAACTGGAAGCGTTTCCCCATCCCTCCCGCCGAAATTGATGCCATACTCTTGACACATGCGCACAATGATCACTCAGGGTACATTCCGAGATTGTGCCATGACGGCTTTTCTAAGAATGTGCATTGCACGCATGCCACGGAGGATCTCTGCAAGATACTGCTCAAGGACTCTGCTAAGCTGCAGGAAGAAGATGCAGCATGGGCAAACAAAAAAGGTTTCAGTAAGCACAAGCCTGCGCTCCCCCTCTACACTACTGATGATGCCGCAAATGCTCTTGAGTTATTCGCGCCGGTAAACTACGGTCAAGAGCTGCTTATACAGCAGAACCTCCGCGTCAAATTCAAAGATGCCGGACACATTCTCGGTTCCGCGATGATTGATGTGAAGACGACCAATGGCCGCAAGGTGCTCTTCTCGGGTGATCTTGGAAGGCCGAATAAGGCGGTGCTGCGCGACCCAGTTCAGGTCTATGATGTTGATTATCTGATACTCGAATCTACGTACGGCGATCGATTGCACGATCATGGATCGTATGCAGATGAACTCGTCCGCATAATTAAAGAGAGTCTGGATCGAGGCGGGGTGCTGGTAATTCCTGCCTTCTCTGTGGGGCGAACTCAGACTCTGCTGTACAACATACGCGAGTTGGAAGAACAGGGACGAATACCTGTGATGCCGATCTTTGTAGATTCGCCCATGGCCATTGATGCCACTCGTGTTTTCGAGAAACGGATATCCGATCTCGATCTGTCAAGCAGGTTATCGGTTGTGGAAGGAAAAAACATATTCCAGCCTGAGAAGGTGCGCTTCTGCAGAACGAGGGCACAATCGCAGGAAATTAACGCAATTGACAGTAATGCGATAGTCATTTCGGCAAGCGGTATGGCCACCGGCGGTCGCGTGCTGCATCACCTCGCACAACGTCTCCCCGACCCATCCAACACCGTTCTGTTCGTGGGGTATCAGGCACGCGGGACTCGTGGCAGAGCTATTCTCGAAGGGCAGGAGTATGTCAAAGTCCATGGAAGGCACATTCCGATCAAGGCTCATGTGGAGACAGTCTCCGGCTTCTCCGGCCACGCTGACTACAACGAAATCCTCGCATGGTTGATGGGATTCAACAGACCTCCCGAGAAGACATTCATAGTGCATGGCGACCCGGAAGCATCAACCGCGATGGCCGATAGAATCCGTGAACGCTTCGGATGGGATGTTGTCGTACCAAAACTCGGCGAAAGCTTCGATCTCGAACTCTGA
- a CDS encoding NAD(P)H-dependent oxidoreductase subunit E produces the protein MSMNSPEVESALSRTKDSHGGLIAILEEVQAKYGYLPEEILREISHETGRSMVDIYGVATFYRAFSLEPRGKHLISACLGTACHVRGGPAIAEEIERQLRIKAGETTADKEFTFETVNCLGACALGPVIVVDGHYFPKARVSQVAEILRKASEGIDTIEIETDQRVFPLEVSCARCNHSLMDPKSSIDGHPPIRVTASFGNKHGKMMLSSLYGSYRVDCEYEIPPGTLVHVFCPHCHAELIGGGKCPECAAPMIPMIVRTGGVVQICSRKGCKGHILDLGGASID, from the coding sequence ATCAGCATGAATTCCCCAGAAGTTGAATCTGCGTTAAGCAGGACCAAAGATAGCCACGGAGGATTGATAGCGATTCTGGAAGAGGTCCAGGCGAAGTATGGATATCTTCCCGAGGAAATCTTGCGTGAGATTTCTCATGAGACCGGGCGATCGATGGTCGACATCTACGGAGTCGCGACATTTTATCGAGCATTCAGTCTCGAGCCGCGCGGCAAACATCTAATCTCAGCCTGCCTCGGCACGGCATGCCATGTCAGGGGCGGTCCGGCGATTGCGGAAGAAATCGAACGTCAGCTGAGAATCAAGGCGGGAGAGACCACTGCCGACAAGGAGTTCACATTTGAGACTGTGAATTGCCTCGGCGCCTGTGCCCTTGGCCCCGTAATCGTTGTTGATGGCCACTACTTCCCCAAGGCTAGGGTCTCCCAGGTCGCGGAGATTCTTCGAAAAGCCAGCGAGGGCATTGACACAATTGAGATTGAAACCGATCAGCGGGTCTTCCCGCTTGAGGTTAGCTGTGCTCGGTGCAACCACAGTCTAATGGACCCTAAATCCTCAATAGATGGCCACCCACCCATTCGAGTTACGGCATCGTTCGGAAACAAGCATGGCAAAATGATGCTTTCGAGCCTGTACGGTAGCTACCGCGTGGATTGCGAATACGAAATACCTCCAGGTACTTTGGTTCACGTTTTTTGTCCTCACTGTCATGCAGAGTTGATCGGTGGCGGTAAATGCCCCGAATGCGCAGCTCCAATGATTCCTATGATTGTTCGCACAGGCGGCGTCGTTCAGATTTGCAGCCGAAAGGGATGCAAAGGTCATATCCTGGATCTGGGCGGAGCATCAATTGACTGA
- a CDS encoding sodium-dependent transporter: MPRIRDHWASRLGFVFAAAGSAVGLGNLWKFPYITWHNNGGAFVLIYLVCVAAIGLPIMMSEILMGRRTQESPVPAFQILGNKWWGSVGFLGVLTGFVILGYYSVIAGWSIRSFVQCVGWSFNGYVAPPDTAFGDFLADAPMQLLLSVIFLLSTAVIIWRGVSKGIEQAAKILMPILLLIMAYLVIRVLFLPGLGQTMSFLFRPNFSELPPAGVLEALGHAFFTLSLGMGVMITYGSYMHKSESVFRSSLIVVFLDTLIALLACVIMYTIIFSVAGLEETVSGSTVGMLFVTLPRLFYTELSGGVLIGPLFYVLVAFAALTSTISLLEVIVSFFIDKVGIKRHTATMISCGIVLISMYFSALSLGAVGFLSNFELFAAKPGVLSTLDHLAANWMLPIGGLLTTIFVGWVVSKRISAEELGMLDASGNPTASFKLWQFFIRFIAPLAILAVIIAVIFGKDFS; this comes from the coding sequence GTGCCGCGAATAAGAGATCACTGGGCATCGAGATTGGGATTTGTCTTTGCTGCCGCCGGTAGTGCGGTCGGACTCGGGAACCTCTGGAAATTCCCATACATCACCTGGCACAATAACGGTGGCGCGTTTGTGCTCATCTACCTGGTGTGCGTTGCCGCCATCGGGCTGCCGATCATGATGTCGGAGATCCTTATGGGCAGACGCACACAGGAGAGCCCTGTGCCGGCGTTTCAAATTCTCGGCAACAAGTGGTGGGGATCGGTAGGATTCCTCGGAGTGCTAACCGGCTTTGTGATCCTTGGCTACTACAGCGTAATCGCCGGCTGGTCGATCCGGTCTTTTGTGCAATGTGTCGGATGGAGCTTCAATGGCTACGTCGCGCCACCAGACACTGCATTCGGAGACTTCCTCGCTGATGCTCCAATGCAGCTTCTGCTGTCTGTCATCTTTCTGTTGTCTACAGCTGTGATCATCTGGCGAGGTGTCAGCAAAGGTATCGAGCAGGCTGCGAAAATACTCATGCCTATCTTGCTTCTCATTATGGCATATCTCGTGATCAGGGTTCTCTTTCTGCCGGGTCTTGGCCAGACGATGAGCTTTCTTTTCCGGCCGAATTTCTCCGAGCTTCCGCCTGCAGGCGTGCTTGAAGCGCTCGGACATGCGTTCTTCACTCTGTCGCTCGGCATGGGAGTGATGATTACATACGGTTCGTATATGCACAAGTCGGAATCTGTTTTCAGGTCATCGCTGATTGTTGTTTTTCTCGATACACTGATAGCACTTCTTGCATGTGTCATTATGTATACGATCATTTTCTCGGTTGCGGGACTTGAAGAGACCGTCTCAGGGTCAACGGTCGGTATGCTCTTTGTGACGCTGCCTCGTCTTTTCTACACTGAGCTGTCGGGCGGCGTTCTCATCGGTCCGCTCTTCTATGTGCTGGTGGCGTTTGCCGCTCTTACTTCTACAATATCTCTGCTTGAAGTGATAGTCTCATTCTTCATCGACAAGGTCGGCATCAAGCGCCATACAGCGACCATGATTAGCTGCGGCATAGTACTGATCAGTATGTATTTCTCCGCGCTTTCGCTGGGAGCGGTCGGGTTCTTATCGAATTTCGAATTGTTCGCAGCGAAGCCGGGCGTTCTAAGTACACTCGATCATCTTGCGGCAAACTGGATGCTCCCGATCGGTGGATTGCTGACCACGATCTTTGTTGGATGGGTTGTGAGCAAGAGAATCTCCGCTGAGGAACTCGGAATGCTCGATGCATCAGGCAATCCGACAGCCAGCTTCAAACTGTGGCAGTTCTTCATACGATTCATTGCGCCGTTGGCGATACTGGCCGTGATAATCGCAGTGATCTTTGGCAAAGACTTCAGCTGA
- a CDS encoding cytochrome C, with protein MLRNGSLLAVALLLTFAVSHGSICTDCHTEITPKVVSDWQLSKHSENGIDCSVCHGEGHVTADDVANVQLPTAETCRDCHEDQVVQFSKGKHALAWAAQTAMPTTHMQPMALIEGMKGCGGCHKVGLKSEEEIKELKASGSGFGYASCDACHTRHMFSVKEAQQPQACQTCHMGFDHPQWEMYSASKHGVRYLLKQNGVLSETAAAPTCQTCHMQEGDHEVRTPWGFLAVRLPLPEDEQWKADQITILQALGVLDLEGNPTARLDVVKAADVARLTQEDFDRERDKLLKACSECHSDNFARQELEKGDDIIREADHLLAEAIRVIAGLYADGILTKPESYAYPFPDLLAFHDAPTPIEQSLFVMHLEHRMRAFQGAFHANPDYALWYGWSEMVRDLSDIKEMAKQMRASH; from the coding sequence ATGTTACGCAATGGATCACTCTTGGCAGTTGCGCTTCTGCTGACTTTTGCCGTCTCACACGGCAGCATCTGCACAGACTGTCATACAGAAATCACTCCAAAAGTTGTTAGCGATTGGCAGTTGAGCAAGCACAGCGAGAACGGCATCGATTGCTCGGTTTGCCACGGGGAAGGCCACGTGACCGCTGATGATGTAGCGAACGTCCAGCTTCCGACTGCGGAGACCTGTCGCGACTGTCACGAAGATCAGGTCGTGCAGTTCTCGAAAGGGAAGCATGCGTTAGCGTGGGCGGCTCAGACTGCAATGCCGACGACTCACATGCAGCCGATGGCGTTAATCGAAGGAATGAAGGGCTGTGGGGGCTGCCACAAGGTCGGTCTGAAGTCTGAGGAGGAGATCAAGGAGCTGAAGGCTTCCGGATCGGGATTTGGCTATGCATCGTGCGATGCGTGCCACACCCGGCACATGTTCTCGGTGAAGGAAGCTCAGCAGCCGCAAGCATGCCAGACTTGTCACATGGGATTTGATCATCCGCAGTGGGAGATGTACTCGGCATCCAAGCATGGTGTCCGCTATCTTCTGAAGCAGAATGGCGTGCTGTCCGAGACAGCCGCAGCACCGACGTGTCAGACATGCCATATGCAGGAGGGAGATCACGAAGTCCGCACTCCGTGGGGATTTCTCGCGGTGCGCCTGCCGCTGCCTGAGGATGAGCAGTGGAAGGCGGATCAGATAACGATATTGCAGGCGCTCGGTGTGCTCGATCTGGAAGGTAATCCAACCGCACGCCTGGATGTAGTAAAGGCGGCCGATGTCGCCCGTCTGACGCAAGAGGATTTCGATCGCGAGCGCGATAAGCTTTTGAAAGCCTGCAGCGAATGTCATTCAGATAATTTTGCAAGGCAGGAGTTGGAGAAAGGTGACGACATCATTAGAGAGGCGGATCATCTGCTGGCCGAGGCAATTCGTGTGATCGCCGGACTCTATGCCGATGGTATTCTCACCAAACCGGAGAGCTATGCCTATCCATTCCCGGATCTCCTCGCGTTTCACGATGCCCCGACGCCGATTGAGCAGAGTTTGTTCGTCATGCATCTGGAGCACAGAATGAGAGCGTTTCAGGGAGCATTCCATGCGAATCCTGATTACGCATTGTGGTACGGATGGAGTGAGATGGTGCGCGACCTCTCGGATATCAAAGAAATGGCTAAGCAGATGCGAGCATCGCATTAG
- a CDS encoding FAD-dependent oxidoreductase — MEKFTSVVEFSSFRQRILNERDTGYDKPTLVVCAGTGGQASGSNDVIRVIKRYVLERSLQYRVRLRITGCQGFCEMDPFIVVEPGRQLYPKLKMEDIPRVIEAAVGGYTIDDLIYKDSRDKKSYECQNDIPFFEKQTRTILGSNQHLDPIRIFNYIEINGYSAFEKVISNPDPEWIIEEVKKSQIRGRGGAGFPTGKKWELARASKSPDGQKYLVCNADEGDPGAYMDRSLLEGNPHSIIEGMIVAGIAIGATQGLIYVRSEYPLAVKHTLIALRQARDIGILGKNILGTGIDFDIDVVRGAGAFVCGEETALIKSVEGFIGEPRQRPPYPIEKGIKNRPTCINNVETLANIPHIINEGGDNYAKIGTPGNTGTKIFSLVGKIRNTGLVEVPLGMKISDVVYDIGGGAAGNAKIKAVQTGGPSGGCIPASMFDMPIDYDSLVQAGSIMGSGGMIVMDEDTCMVDVAKYFMNFLKDESCGKCFTCRKGTQRMYEILEDISNGKATLTDLDLLEELALAIKDTTMCGLGQSAPNPVLSTLKYFREEYRRHIEDKKCDAFVCKELVGAPCQAACPVGTEAWRYVAHIARGEYAEAYGVIREANPFPSVCSRVCDHKCELRCRSGQSGGDPVAIRALKRFVTDRIDPSEYKPIRHPWPTGEPPMVAIIGSGPAGLTAAHMLSLRGCKVTVFESECETGGMLNCAIPSYRLPRNVIKKEIECLIDENITVECNTALGKDISVDGLLNDGYKSVLLAMGAHKSKPLRLENEDVEGVYPSIEFLKAYNLKGEQLAKGRVGIIGGGNSAIDAARMALRQKDVESVSILYRRTRDEMPAFAEEIEAAEQEGIDIQTLITPIKVLITSGLFSGLECARNELGETDSSGRRRPVMIEGTEFTIELDTLIVAISEDSGTDCIIPAKSSGIEITNWNTVQVDSKTLQTNRPGVFAAGDVVSGPNTVIDAIAGGKKAANMILRYLQGKEMIEPAELNLPTVYVEPVSIEKIDESRVETPRASVDWRKRNFAEVEVSLSVEEATREACRCLRCDLEFTKKKEEKTHHTELAAVGGK; from the coding sequence ATGGAAAAATTCACATCAGTTGTGGAGTTCAGCAGCTTTCGTCAACGTATTCTTAACGAAAGAGACACCGGCTACGATAAGCCTACGCTGGTCGTATGCGCCGGAACCGGCGGACAGGCGAGCGGCTCCAACGATGTCATTCGTGTCATCAAACGATATGTCCTCGAAAGAAGCCTGCAGTACAGGGTTCGGCTACGGATCACGGGATGCCAGGGCTTTTGCGAGATGGATCCGTTCATCGTCGTGGAGCCGGGCAGGCAGCTATATCCGAAACTCAAGATGGAGGACATCCCGAGAGTAATCGAAGCAGCCGTAGGTGGCTACACTATAGACGATTTGATTTACAAAGACTCTCGCGACAAGAAGTCTTACGAGTGCCAGAATGACATTCCATTTTTCGAGAAACAGACACGGACTATTCTCGGCAGTAATCAGCATCTCGATCCTATCAGGATATTCAACTACATCGAGATCAATGGTTATTCTGCGTTCGAGAAAGTCATTTCCAATCCGGATCCGGAATGGATAATCGAAGAAGTCAAGAAGTCACAGATCAGAGGCCGTGGTGGTGCTGGATTCCCCACCGGGAAGAAGTGGGAGCTTGCGAGAGCATCAAAGAGCCCTGATGGCCAGAAATACCTGGTATGCAATGCTGACGAGGGCGATCCCGGTGCTTATATGGATAGAAGTCTTCTGGAGGGAAACCCGCATTCGATCATTGAGGGTATGATAGTCGCCGGTATCGCAATCGGTGCTACGCAAGGCCTCATATATGTTCGAAGCGAGTATCCCCTCGCAGTCAAGCATACGTTGATAGCTTTGCGCCAGGCCCGTGACATCGGAATACTCGGTAAGAATATACTCGGCACCGGCATTGACTTCGATATTGACGTCGTCAGGGGCGCCGGTGCATTTGTCTGCGGCGAGGAAACAGCCTTGATCAAATCCGTGGAGGGTTTCATAGGCGAACCACGCCAGCGCCCCCCCTATCCGATTGAGAAGGGCATCAAAAACAGGCCGACCTGTATCAACAATGTCGAAACTCTGGCGAATATCCCGCACATTATCAATGAAGGTGGCGACAATTACGCGAAGATCGGCACGCCGGGAAATACCGGCACGAAGATTTTTTCACTGGTTGGTAAGATTCGAAACACCGGACTCGTGGAAGTGCCACTTGGCATGAAGATCAGTGACGTCGTCTATGACATTGGCGGCGGAGCTGCCGGTAATGCCAAAATCAAGGCCGTGCAAACGGGTGGACCGTCTGGCGGCTGCATTCCCGCCTCAATGTTCGACATGCCGATCGACTACGACAGTCTGGTTCAAGCCGGTTCGATCATGGGCTCCGGCGGCATGATCGTCATGGACGAAGACACATGCATGGTCGATGTAGCCAAGTACTTCATGAACTTCTTAAAAGATGAGTCGTGTGGCAAATGTTTTACCTGCCGCAAAGGAACTCAGCGCATGTATGAGATTCTTGAAGATATATCGAATGGCAAAGCAACACTCACAGACCTGGATCTTCTCGAAGAGCTCGCTCTTGCCATCAAGGATACAACCATGTGCGGACTCGGGCAATCCGCTCCGAATCCAGTCCTGAGCACTCTGAAGTATTTCCGCGAAGAATATAGAAGACACATAGAAGACAAGAAATGCGATGCTTTCGTCTGCAAGGAACTCGTCGGAGCGCCCTGCCAGGCCGCGTGCCCTGTCGGAACAGAGGCCTGGCGCTATGTCGCGCATATCGCTCGCGGTGAATATGCAGAGGCGTACGGAGTAATCAGAGAAGCCAATCCATTCCCGTCTGTCTGCTCCCGCGTGTGCGATCACAAATGTGAGTTGAGGTGTCGTTCGGGACAGAGCGGAGGAGATCCGGTGGCAATTCGTGCTCTGAAGCGATTTGTGACCGATCGAATCGACCCTTCGGAGTACAAACCGATCCGACATCCATGGCCAACCGGTGAGCCCCCAATGGTCGCCATTATTGGATCAGGCCCTGCCGGATTGACAGCGGCTCACATGTTGTCGCTACGTGGATGCAAAGTCACTGTCTTCGAGTCTGAATGCGAAACCGGTGGAATGCTCAACTGCGCAATCCCCTCGTACCGCCTTCCGCGAAATGTCATCAAGAAAGAGATCGAATGTCTGATCGACGAAAACATCACTGTCGAATGCAATACTGCGCTCGGCAAGGATATTTCAGTTGACGGGCTTCTCAATGACGGTTATAAATCAGTCCTGCTTGCGATGGGAGCACACAAGAGCAAACCGCTACGACTCGAAAACGAAGATGTGGAGGGTGTCTACCCCTCGATTGAATTTCTGAAGGCGTATAATCTCAAGGGTGAGCAACTCGCCAAGGGCCGCGTAGGCATTATCGGTGGAGGCAACTCTGCAATAGACGCCGCACGAATGGCGCTGCGCCAGAAGGATGTCGAAAGCGTGAGTATCCTCTATCGAAGAACACGTGACGAGATGCCTGCATTCGCCGAAGAAATCGAAGCTGCGGAACAGGAAGGGATCGATATTCAGACTCTCATCACACCGATAAAGGTCCTCATTACGAGCGGTCTCTTCTCCGGCCTGGAATGCGCGAGAAACGAACTCGGCGAAACAGATTCGAGTGGCCGCCGAAGACCGGTGATGATTGAAGGCACCGAATTCACCATCGAACTCGACACGCTGATTGTCGCAATAAGCGAGGACAGCGGAACAGATTGTATTATTCCTGCAAAGTCCAGTGGCATCGAGATCACCAATTGGAATACGGTTCAAGTTGACTCCAAGACACTTCAGACCAATCGGCCAGGAGTCTTTGCTGCAGGAGACGTGGTCTCCGGACCGAACACCGTCATCGATGCAATCGCAGGTGGCAAGAAGGCCGCCAACATGATTCTGCGATATCTGCAGGGCAAAGAGATGATTGAGCCTGCAGAATTGAATCTACCGACGGTTTATGTTGAGCCAGTCAGCATAGAGAAGATTGATGAGAGTCGGGTCGAGACGCCGCGTGCTTCAGTGGATTGGAGGAAACGAAACTTCGCTGAGGTAGAAGTCTCGCTCTCTGTCGAGGAGGCTACGCGTGAAGCATGCCGGTGCCTGAGATGCGACCTGGAATTTACCAAGAAGAAAGAAGAAAAGACGCATCACACTGAACTTGCAGCCGTCGGAGGTAAGTGA
- a CDS encoding (2Fe-2S)-binding protein, whose translation MITLKINNLPVTVEQGTTLLEAARFLGFPIPTLCHMEGLSPYGACRLCVVEIGEAPKSRLVSSCTYPAEEGLLVRTASKRVVKARRMIIELLLASCPQSKVIQDIASEHGVHQQRFRQEHEDCILCGLCVRMCSEQMVAKAIGFRGRGQNRSIGTPFDVKSEECRLCGGCIYVCPACSLRCTFTEPDKAVCGGCANLQPPCIEKDKFDDMMCYMEPCVACEIDKKKLISLTEDER comes from the coding sequence ATGATCACGTTGAAGATAAATAATCTGCCGGTGACTGTTGAACAGGGTACAACTCTGCTGGAAGCAGCCAGGTTCCTGGGATTCCCGATACCCACGCTATGCCACATGGAAGGTCTCTCGCCCTATGGCGCGTGCAGGCTCTGTGTCGTAGAGATTGGAGAAGCTCCCAAATCTCGGCTCGTTTCCTCATGTACGTATCCGGCAGAAGAAGGACTGCTCGTCCGGACTGCATCAAAACGCGTAGTGAAAGCTCGCAGGATGATTATCGAGCTGCTGCTGGCATCATGCCCTCAGTCAAAAGTGATTCAGGACATCGCTTCGGAGCATGGCGTCCATCAGCAGCGATTTCGGCAGGAGCACGAAGACTGCATACTGTGCGGCCTCTGCGTACGGATGTGCAGTGAGCAGATGGTGGCGAAGGCCATCGGATTTAGAGGGCGCGGACAGAATCGCAGTATCGGGACTCCATTCGACGTCAAGTCGGAGGAGTGCAGATTGTGCGGGGGTTGCATATATGTCTGCCCAGCCTGTTCACTGAGGTGTACGTTCACCGAACCGGACAAGGCCGTCTGTGGGGGATGCGCGAATCTACAGCCCCCCTGCATCGAGAAGGACAAGTTTGATGACATGATGTGCTACATGGAACCTTGTGTGGCATGTGAGATAGATAAGAAAAAACTGATCTCGCTAACGGAGGATGAGAGATGA